The Vulpes vulpes isolate BD-2025 chromosome 1, VulVul3, whole genome shotgun sequence genome contains the following window.
GCCGTTGGGGGTGTCTGGTATGATATAGAGGATATTGTGAGTTTCTGTGGGATATCTTTGGGAGTTTGAATGGGATGGCTTTGAAAATTTCTGTCGGGATGACTCTAGAGATGATTGAGATGATTCTGTGGGGTGACTTTGAGGATGTGAGTGGGGGTGACTTGGGTCATCTGTGGGGTCGCCTTAGAAGTATGGGTGGAGTTGATTATGGGGGTTCTGGGATTGACTTTGGGGTTGGTGGGGGTGATCTGGGACAACTTTGAGGGTACAATTGGGGATCATTTTGACTTTACAGGTACCTGGGGTGACTTTGTGAGAGCGAGAGTGATTTGGGGGTTTCTAGGAAGGGACTTAGGTAACAGGAGTGGGAGTGAAGTTGAGGATATCTGTAGCCAAACTTTTGGCGTATCTGTTTGACCGCTCATGGGGATGTCAGTGGGATGAGATTGGAGGGTGACTTTGGAGACTGTGTGTGGATGACTGTGGAGCATTTCCTCCTCTCCTAGTTCTTATCCATATGAGCATGGGATTCATGATGCTGGCCCTGaccctgtgtctcttcctcctcctggccATGGGGCTCTCCTTCCGGCCAGGCTTCAGACGCCTGAGTAAGATTGACCTTGTCTTCAGTTCTCTCAGTTTCAGCATTGGTAAGTGTGGGCCTGGGGGAAGGggtgcctgcccccccccccaccggtgTCTCTCCTCAGGACTCTCTTTTTGGCTTTGGGGAGAGCTCTCTTAAGGTTCTGTCCTGCTATGTGCTGGGTCTCTGTGTTTGAATGTCTCTTGGGGTCTCTGCCCCACTCTTTCTGCATGGATCTCAATTCTACTTTCTCAGTCGAGGTGAGTGTAGGGGTAGGTATCTCTCCTTCCTGTTTCCCATCCCGTTCTTTCCACTTCTGTCCGGGCGTCTTTATGTCTGTCATTTGAGTGTGTGTGCGCATCGCATGTCAcgcggggtgggaggggagaaactgtctctgtctctgttctcttttggggggtcctgggatccctgtcCATTCTTGTGTCCATCTCTGGCCCCACCCCAGTGCAGGGTTCCTGATTATTCTCAGTATGACGCTCTTTGTAGTCAACTGCGAGACACTGAAGCCGAGGCCACATGTGTCCTACCTGGTGACCACCTATCTGTGCTGGGGCGCTGGTGCCTTGATGCTGTGGGTCGGTGAGGGCGGTGACTCGGGAGGAAGAGGGGGTGCttcggggggcagggggcggagcCAGGGAGAGCTCGAGGCAGGGCAAGGGACCGGGAGAGGAGCGGACCCGAGGGGAGGCGGCCTCGTGGGAAGAGGCGGGGCCTAGGGCGGCGCTCGGAGTTCCACGGCCCACTAGCCCCCGGCCCCCAGGAGCTCTGAACTACTTCAACCACTTGGGCATGTGGAGCCAAGGGACGTCCTTCCAGGAGCGGCGGGTGAGCTGTCGTCGGTGGGCCTCGCAGCAGCAGAGCCAGAGACGCGAGTCCGAACAGCCGTCCACCGCGGACCGCAAGCACACGGGGCAGCAGCCCCACGCAGTCACCTCCGCCACTCTCTAAGCAGGCGCACCCGAGCTTCTCAGGATGCTGCCGGTGACCTCAGTCAGGATAGCGGGCCCGCCCCCTCATCGTGGCCACGTTCCCGAGATGAGACCTCCCTTCGACGCCCCACTCCCAAAGAACCTGCCTTGCCTTCCGAGGAAACCCCACCCCTCGAGCTGGGGCCTACCCTTTGCAGCTCTGTTCCCGCCCACTGAAGCctgagctgcccccacccctgcagtgTGACACCGCCCCCTCTGGGTGCCTAGCCCTTTCAGGCCACGCCCCGAAGGTACCCTCCAGCGTGGGAACCCCTCGCTTTCTGAGGGCGAGTCCTGCCTCAGGAGATCCAGTCACACCCCCGGTGGGACACTATGCGTGGGTTCCAGCATTTGATGTAGCTACGCCCCGCTAGAGAACCGGCCTCTCCCCCAGAAAGGCGTGGCCTGCGATAAGATTTCCTCCCCCCTCGCCCTCCCTGACTTCTCCACCACAGTAAAACGTGGGCACCTCACAACCTCTAAGTCTGACCCTTCCTTGCATCACTGCCCCAGCGCAGGGTCGGGCCCAATGTGTGTGAACTGGTGTGCCAATTGGTCTCAAGTCCCTGCCTTTTGCCCTTTGGGGTCGGAGCCTCTCTGCAGGCTTGTCTATGCCCGCGTCTGCTCCTTCCTGCTCGCCTCCTGCCTAGGGACTGATAGGGCTGGAGTGGCTGTACACAGGTGGGATGGGTTCCTGGCTTCCAGGCACCCAGAGTCTGGAAGGCCAGATGATACCAAATGTGATGTGAAGTTGATGCGTATTCAATTTGATGCATATTTGATTTTACTGGGGGTAGGTACATGATGGTTGCATTCAGGGGTTGGCTGTCATGGTCTCCTTGATCCACTCCAGGTGTGAAATCACTTTGGTGTAGACCGCAGGCATATTGGGACTGCCACATGGGACGTGGCCCCAGGATGTAATTCCTTGAAGCACACCATCGCAGATCAGTGGGCCCCCTGAGTCACCCTGCAAAAcaagggggagaggaaaggaaaggtcaGCCTAAGCACCAGCTCTAACAGCACCAGCTCTAACAGCACCAGCTCTAACAGCTGGCTCACAGAGGCAGACTGTGACTCCCCAGCTCCCAGAAAGGACACAGTTCTCTCCAGAGGGCAGGTGGGATTCCACCAGAGAGGACAGCCTCTGGGTTCAAGGCTTGGCCAATGGGGATGGGAGTTCAGGGTCCAGTTTTTGCCCACAGCACGGGGTCCAGGAGAATAGTCCCATCAGACAGGTCAGttaggaagaggagagggatcCATCTACCTGACCCTCTGACCTTCAGGACTCATCTCTGATGTCACCTCTCCCAAACAGCTTTCTCTGACTAGACAGTAAATAGgtgaaggaggaagggatggacTCTGATGTGGATGGAGATTGGTGTGATATCACGATGAGGGTATGGGAAGGaaaaggggcagggggagggcccaGAGGCTCCCTTGGGGGAGCTGGTGTTGGGAAGCAATGGAGACTGCAGTAGGCAGTCTGGAACCTAAGTCCCCTCCCCCAATTCCATgatgcctgggggtgggggtgggggacagtctGGCTCACCACACAGGTATCCTTGCCGCCCTCCAGGTGTCCAGCACACAGCATGAACTCTGTAATCTTCTGGGAGTGGGCATTGGCACATATATCATTGGACAGGAGTTCGAGGTCCACACACTGGAGATCATCTGGGTATATGACTACAGACCAGAGAGAAAAAGGGTGGTGGCCAGACCCCAGGTGACTCCTCAGCCCGTCCTCCCTCAGGTCCAGAGTCCagaccccagccccctcctcccgaCAGCCAAGTGTCTGGACTAAAGGCTGCAGGGTCTGGCCCTGGCATACACTTATCGGGTTCGATGCTGCCCCAGCCAGAGGCATAGCAGGTGCTCCCcacttggggttcctgggtgggcAGGTCCAGGACCCTCACAGCATCTGTAATCTGAGCGGGCTCTGGGAGGCGCAGCAGCATGAGGTCATGACTGTAGTCCTCTTCTGGGAGGCGGGTATGGTTCTTCAGGAGACTCAGGTTGAATTCAGGGTGAGGGAAGCTCTCTCTGACCTGGACAAACTGGGCCGTGTCTTCATGCTCGAACAGGTTGTAGCGACCCAGCCAGAGCTGGTAATTGCTGAGGAGAGAGGGGGCCCCAAGGAATGAAGATAGAGAGGCAGGATAGGGAGAAGAGACCAGGGAGGGTCCcgaagacagacagacacatggagaaatggggagagagagacagttgAGAAGGAAAAGAGCTACGAGGAAAAACCATAAGTGAGACAGAAGGACGTGACAGGTCAAAGCCAGAGAGGAAGACgaggagagtgaaagagagagagcacaaagggagAGAGTGAAGACTACAGGAAGTGTGAGGAGCAGcctgagagagagcagagggggaggtcgcgggaggaggtggggcctgggaCTGGTTCAGCTGCagcaggggctgtggggctggTTCCCAGCAGCGGGTGGCCTGGCCACCAGCCCAAGGTCGGTCCTGTCCCTCTCTGGACCTTCTCCCCCTTGCTCCACCCCCTGCctaccttcctcctcctcctctcctcctccttccttcggAGCCCCAACTGGGCACCAGCAGAAACAGCCCTCCGTGTGTACCCCTGCAGGGCATCcttgacatacacacacatgtcgGGATAGTCCCTTCCTGTTCTCTGGAGGTCCCTCTCACTCCCGTCCTGGGGGGTGTTCAGCAGCAATGGGGCAGAGACCCAAGGAGAGATGGGGCAGAGAGATGAAGAGTGCGACATACAGTGACAGGGATGCAGCAGAGGGACCCAGAGGAGGAcagacacagggacacacacagatACCAGAACAGGAGAGAGTGGGAGATAGAGATAAATCACAGTCAGACACCGACAGCACCAGGGgctgagagacgcagagagacagGGCGGGGAGACACAGGAAGATAGTTgtaaggagagacagagagacacaggctgtcTGGGAGGGCTTCCCTGGGGTCGTCCCTGCCACTCTCCATGGGACCTAGAGGAGGACCACCTTTGTTTCCCTCAGTTCCCCAGCCTCCCCTGAGGCTAACCCAGGGGCAGTGCCCAGACAGTGAGAGCACAGATACCCGTCGTCCCCAatgccctgcccccactcactCGTTTATGCAGTGGGCAGCGGTGAGCACCCACTCTGGGTGCACCAGGACACCCCCACACTGGAACTTGCTGTAATGGTACAGAGCTGCCTGCCACGGTTGAGAATTCTTCGTACAATCCCAGCCGCCTATGATCCGGGACTGAACAGGGGGTGCGGCACCTGCAGGGGGTGCTGGGTCAGGACAGGTGGGGGGTGGCAGTGGGTCCCGGAGGGCCAGGGCTAGGAGAGGCAGCTGTGCTGTGCGTGAGTGCGTGCGGTTGGAGGGATgttggggcaggggagcaggacagggttctggggagagggcagggattTTGGGAAGGTTCTGGAATTCTAGAGCCATCCCTGGGGTTGTGGGTTGGTGGTGGGTcctgggtggggagaggatgCTGAGAACAGAGCCAACCACAAGGATCAGGCAGGAGACAAGAAGGCAGCATCTGGAGCAGCATGTGGTATGGGGATTGGGCAATGTGGGGGAGATTTGGGGTCTTGGACTGGGGAGCAGAAAATTGTGAGTTctgagaggggaaaaaggaagcTAGAAACAGAGAATGTGTGCTCCGAGACAGTGGCTCAAGAGCTGGGTAGAAAGGTTTTGGGGGTTCCAAGAATCCCAGGCTGAGGGATTAGTTAGAGTCATGTTGGGCTTTGGGGGTTCTGGAAGATGCAGGGAAGGAGGTCTGAGAGGTCAAGAATAGCATCTGGGCTAAGGAGTCTGGCTGTGATTTGAGGTCCTTTGATTGGGGCAGGGAGAAGATCCCTTGGGGGCTTGGGCCTTGAACAGGAATGGCTTTGTGAGAGGGGTGGGTCCCTGGAACTGGGGTTGGGGCCAGGACTGGGAGGGGGCTCAGGAGGAGACAGAGCCAGATGGTTGTTCTTCTGGATTGGGTGATTGTCATGCAGATGAGGTTCAGGGTCTGAGGGTAGTGGAAGGATCTGGGGTTctctgcagggggcggggggggggtagTTTGGACAGGAATGAAGATGGAGGCATATAGGGGCCAAGCAGCTGTGGGAATGCAGGGAGGACACACTTGATGTGGGGTTTGAGAGTCATGTGCTGGAGtccgggtggggggtggggcaggccaGCTGGGCTCTGAAGGTATTTGGGTTCCTGGAGGGAAGTCCAGAAAACCAGCGCCAAACTGGAGGGATTCACTTGGGGAAGCCTGGAGCCTGGATTCACTtggggaggaaggaaattctacaaGGAAAGGAATCTGTAGTTGGGGTTTCCGGTGTTGTTCCTCAGGGAGAAGAGGGGGCGATGCTGGATCAGGGTTCAGGGGTAAGACttgggaaaggaagagacattTGTAGAATCCTCATACCAGGATGGGGGCCCCACCTGGAGTCACGGGCCAGCAAGTCTGTGTGGGGAGAAGCATAGGTGTCTGGTGGGATTTGGGGGTCCTGGGAAGATTTCAAGGGAAGCAGATGCCAGGCAGTGGAAGACCTAGTTGAGAGCTGACAGCTGGGTGGGAAAAGTCACCAGGGTGCCGAAGGATTTGCAGACTCAGGTGCCAGAGCCATAGAGAACTAGAAGGTGAGAGGGGGTGATCGGGACTGGGTGCACTCCTTGGAAGAGTTGGAGCCCCccaaagagggagacagaggtggCTCAGGCTCTGCCCCTTTGGTCAAGTGGCTCAGAGCAGGGTCTGAGTGAGGAAGAGAAGATAGTTCTGGGGGTtcctgggagggagcagggactTAGGGCAAGAGTGAGGACTGTGACAAAGAGGACAGGCTGGGGTAGGACTTTAAGGGCCTGGGAAAGAGCCTGGGACCTGGGTCTGGGGTGGACTGTGGGAGGAGAAGAGGTCgtggggaggtgagggagcaTGAGAGTCAGGCCCATTCCCCCTCCCACATCGTCCCCACTGTCTCACCAGTCCCCGCCAGGGACAGGGCAAGGCACAGAACCAGGAACCACATGGTGACCACGGGCAGGCTGGTGGTGAGCTGGGAGCTTGGAAGCCTCCCCAAGGAGTGTTTTAAATCCCtcatcttccccccccccccccccccgccccccgccccgccccaccctggGGCTCCGCCCCTGCCCTGCTGGCACCCAGATGCTGGCCAaggccctgcccctgctgcctggGGACTGGACACCTACTCCTACCCCAGTGCTATGCAAGGGGCGGGAGAGTGCGCACCTGTTGTTCTGCAGGGTCTGATTATCCTGGAAGCattcctggggcctggggcctgaggccagacagggcagggcctggagctCCTGGGCCCCTGCTCTTGGAGACAGAGCCAGTGAGAGGATGTGGAGGGTGTGAGGGGGACAAGAAACAGAGAGTGGAGGAATCTCTGACCTCCAATACAAAGCCCTGCATCCTGGAACCCCAAGTAAAGTCACACACCCCAAAACCCGAAAACCCGGTGTATCTTCAAACACCAGCAGTGGGGCTCTGAATCCCTTCTCCCCGCACCACTTGGAGCCAGAGTGTAGATTCCCAGCTTCTGCTGCCTCTGAAAGGTAAGGCTCAGCTCTCAGAACACCCTGGTTCTTGCAGTGCCTGACTCAGGATCTAGGTCCCTTTCTGTTGTTTCTCTCCAGATGATTTCTTAGGGTACCTACCACCACAATCCTAGTGCCCCCAGATCCAGAACGATGAAGTTTCAGTTGTCTCCCTGATTAAGTTCCCTCACATTTCAAAATCCAGAGTTCTTTTTGCCCCCAGGCAATGTTGGAATCCCATTACGCCCTGCCCCCACTCCATGCTCCCCAGATCTGGATGCTCAAGGTTATATCCTCCAAAGTTCCACGAGTACCAGACTATCTGCCTTCTACAGTGAAGAGCGTCCCCTCCACAGAGTCTGATTCAAAATATTTAGGTCACAGGAGCCAGGTTGTTGTAGTCCAACACTCAGTGACCTTGAAAATCACCTTTTGGGGTGATCTCTGTTGAGAATCGGGAACCAGAAATCTGCAGCCTCAATGTTAAATTCAAAGGCACATTCCCTTGGCTCTTCTGGAAAATTAAAGTGGGCCACAGGGTAACCCAACCTCCGCTGTGTCTAAGGGGAGGAGAGCACTGGCCCTTTTGCCTGGCCACCAGGAAGCCCACAGCTAAATATCGAAGAAAATGAAGTCATTCTTGATCATCTAGAGTGTGCTGGGTCCTTTCACTGGGGTCCAGAGATATATTTGCCCAGGGCCAGGCACTATTTGAATCAGTTCATGTGAACTTCCTCATTTGATCCCttacaaccctgtgaggtaagcAATTTGATGAGCTCTGTTTTATGATGGGGAAATCAGAGCTGAGTGGCATTGGGCCTTTTCCTCAAGATTACACAGCTGATCCTATGCATATGGGAATGGAGGGGGCCCTCCTTCAAGCCACTTCTCTTCAGGGAGGCATCGGGGCAGTGGGTGAAAAGGAACAACGTACAGAGGCTCTGGGTCCGCTCCCAGTGTCTGGTTCCCACTACCCTTCATCGCCAGGAGAAAGTCACAGAAACTCCTACAGAGAAACTTGCATCAGCACTCTTGTTATCTCAGTGTTTCAACAGGTGACCTTGAGCACCGGCTCTGGCCCAAGACGGGACAGGACCTAACATGTGGGCCTTGGACAAATGAGGTCTTGAGGGATGGCTTGATTCTGTCCCTTCTGTCCCAGGTCAGGATGGGGTTGTTGGCCAGCTGTGGGAGCTTGTGGTCAGCCAGAGACACCGGTGTCAGGCCCAGATAGTTAGTTCCTCTTCATGGTTTCCTTGATCCACTCCAAGTAGCTGCAGACTTTGGTATAGACACCAGGCTTGGTGGTAGTGTCACAGGGGACGTCACCCCAGGACACAATGCCCTGCAGGACTCCCCTACAGACCAGGGGTCCCCCGGAGTCACCCTGTGTGGAGAAGGGAGAGTTTGAATGGGAAACTTCTGGATCCAGTGTCCCCATCCTTATCCTAATCACCACTGACCATCTCGGTCAAACTCcaatcccaccccaccccaccgcatgccatcccacccaccccaacTCAATATAACCCAATGTAAGCCACACCAATCCAACCCAAACCCATGCCAACACAATCAATACAACTCGGCCAACCCGTGTTCAGTCCTCCCCGTGTAACCCCAACCCAGGCCAGCCCCTACATCTTCCCCATTCAGAGTCAAACCAGACCTACGCCTATCCTCACTGGCAACACAACCAATCCCAGTCATCATGTCTGTCACATCCTAGACAAAATGTACCCTGTCCCCAATTCCACCCaacatattttccatttaaaatcaaACCAGGGGGGTTGAGGTTttggggagcctaggtggctcagcggtttagtgccgccttcagcccagggtgtgatcctggagacccaggatccagtcccacatcaggctccctgcacggagtctgcttctccctctgcctgtgtctctgcctctctctctgtctctcatgaataaatgaaataaaaaaaaaagaaaccagagtgcggggtggcacagttgattagCGTCAGATCTTGACTTTGggttggggccctgggatggagccccccatcatgctccaggctccaggctccatgcgctcagcagagtgtctgcttgacattctctctctctccctctctctctttgccccctcctcaccttctgctctctctctcctgaaaacaaataaatcttaaaaaaaaaaaaataaaataaaaccaagccCATTCCTATCCCTAACTCAAGCTCAGGATGTTGCAAACCGAACACCACATCATCCACCCCAAACCCAACTCAACCTCATCTTCAGTCTCCCCCCGGCCCCTTCTCACTGCTCTTTCTTCTCCATCCCCAAACCTATGCCTACATCTTCTGTGGCCCAAAGCAAGCACAACCTTACCCCATCCCAACTCCCAAACCATTTCCCCTACCCCGTGGCTCTGACCTCACAGGACTCGGTGCCTCCACCCTCTGCTCCTGCACACACCATAGAGGCCATCAGGCGCCCTGGGTAGTCCTTGTTACAAGAGGCGGCCGGGATAACACTGATGTTGGCACAATGCAGGGCATCTGGGAGACTCACTGGGGAGGACAGTGGACTTGGAGTGAATCTGTATTTTCAGGCCCTTGCCTGCCTCGCCCAAGAGCCCTGGAGGGCTAGGGTCCCTGGAGGCCTGACACCCAGCCCCTCCTGTCACGCACCTTGTGAGTCTGTGCTCCCTTTGGTCCCAGGCTTGTGGTCAGACACCAGCCCCCAGCCGGACACCACGCAGGCCTCGGCCGGTTGGGGGCAACGCGTGGGCAGCGCCACGGGGCGCACTTGCCGCGAGAGGCGCGCGGGCCGGGTTAGACGTAGCAACATGACGTCGTGGCGATGGCTGTGTGCTTCATAGAGCGGGTGTGGGATGACGCGAGCCAAGGTCCTCAACTGCTCGGGACCATCGCGCTTGCGCAGATTGTGCTCGCCCAGGCGCGCTCTCATGAAGCTGTGCGGGCAGGTGATTATCGCAGGTGGAGCgagcaggaggcacagagatcaaAGAGTGGGCAAGCTGGGGTCCCCCCCTTTGGGAATCTGGAGATGCCATTCCGCCCCTGCCCGGGGCGCTGAAGCCAGTAGTAGTGGCCGCCTCTGGCCTCTCGGGACCAAGGAGGTGCGGCCACCTGGAACTCAGCCCCTAGGCTGGGCTCTTTCCTCCTCACAATCCGAGATTCTCTGATCTCTAGACCCTTGGTGCCCCTGAGGACTTTGAGCCCTGCCTTCATACCGGGTTTGGCAGTGGGCTGCAGACAGCACCCAGTGCGCAGAGATGAGGGAAGCACCACAGTTGAACCGTCCACGCTCAAAGAGGGCCACTTGCCATGGCTGGGAGTGGGGCTCACACTCTTCGCCTCCCAGTGTCTTGTCAGTGTCATCCTGGACCgctgggagaaggggcagaggaggatcCCTGTGGACAGAGGCTTTTCCCTGGGCCCCACACCTTTGCGTGCACTCTGCCCATACGACGTGTTTTTCATTTGTGCTTTCCTCCAACCTCTGAAGACATCCCTGTCCTTGAATTTTTTAGCCCTGCCTTCTGTTGGCTTTTACAAGTGCTGCTGCTTTGCTCCAGGACTGTCCCCCTGCCCTTGGCCCTTTCCCGTGTACTACAGGATTCTGGGAGAGCACATAGGTGGGAAAGGATCAGAAGTCAAGAAGTCCCCTGAGGTGAGAAGTGGAGACCGGGACCAGGAAGATGGCCACTTGGAACCAGCCATTCAAGGTCACCAAGCTGTCATAGACCATCAAGTGGATGTGGGCACTCGGTATGTATGACACACAGTCTTGGCTCTAGAGTCAGAACATCTCAGCCAAATGCGCATGTGGCCACACAAGGTCATGGGCAAACCTAGAGGCACAGCCAGTGTTCCAAACTTAGGAACCGATGTCGAGAGCAATTTAAGCTGAAATTCACCTGCATCTGCATG
Protein-coding sequences here:
- the LOC112912974 gene encoding kallikrein-15-like, with protein sequence MGRVHAKDDTDKTLGGEECEPHSQPWQVALFERGRFNCGASLISAHWVLSAAHCQTRFMRARLGEHNLRKRDGPEQLRTLARVIPHPLYEAHSHRHDVMLLRLTRPARLSRQVRPVALPTRCPQPAEACVVSGWGLVSDHKPGTKGSTDSQVSLPDALHCANISVIPAASCNKDYPGRLMASMVCAGAEGGGTESCEGDSGGPLVCRGVLQGIVSWGDVPCDTTTKPGVYTKVCSYLEWIKETMKRN
- the KLK1 gene encoding kallikrein-1: MWFLVLCLALSLAGTGAAPPVQSRIIGGWDCTKNSQPWQAALYHYSKFQCGGVLVHPEWVLTAAHCINDNYQLWLGRYNLFEHEDTAQFVQVRESFPHPEFNLSLLKNHTRLPEEDYSHDLMLLRLPEPAQITDAVRVLDLPTQEPQVGSTCYASGWGSIEPDKFIYPDDLQCVDLELLSNDICANAHSQKITEFMLCAGHLEGGKDTCVGDSGGPLICDGVLQGITSWGHVPCGSPNMPAVYTKVISHLEWIKETMTANP